One Epinephelus lanceolatus isolate andai-2023 chromosome 17, ASM4190304v1, whole genome shotgun sequence genomic window carries:
- the LOC117248083 gene encoding transmembrane protein 150A, whose amino-acid sequence MVLWIIFPISLSLVSFIGTWSVYALARANNHVCSLSDWGVDSSCNGNQTTGCCFAPTLSSSGSSAPQNSLFTATINAGSFLFLLFCIFHHAHIMERHSCHSMLSKVALVFGVVAALGAFAAGNCNPGYLALPHYFGAAISFICICFYSVLLTALTKKCVLSGYEKVLYPLRITSCVVQSIVTICHVVLFAQAEYYYVHLSAIFEWMLSVNLELFELSFAVEFWFFSSYMLSNLLNEREEEKPLMITMS is encoded by the exons ATGGTGCTGTGGATTATCTTCCCCATTTCGCTCTCCCTGGTGTCCTTCATCGGAACATGGAGTGT ATATGCCCTGGCCCGTGCCAACAATCATGTGTGCTCTCTCAGTGACTG gGGGGTTGACAGCAGCTGCAATGGAAATCAGACCACTGGATGTTGTTTTGCTCCCACTTTAAG CTCAAGTGGATCCAGTGCGCCACAAAATTCGCTATTTACAGCCACAATCAATGCTGGATCCTTTCTCT TTCTGCTGTTCTGTATATTCCACCATGCCCACATTATGGAGAGACACTCATGCCATTCCATGCTGAGCAAGGTTGCACTGGTCTTTGGTGTTGTTGCAGCGCTGGGGGCATTTGCAGCTGGAAACTGTAAT CCAGGTTACCTAGCACTCCCTCACTACTTCGGAGCTGCCATCAGTTTCATTTGCATCTGCTTCTACTCTGTCCTGCTCACTGCGCTGACCAAGAAGTGTGTGCTGTCAGGATACGAGAAGGTTCTCTACCCGTTGCGCATCACCTCCTGTGTAGTTCAATCCATCGTCACCATCTGCC ATGTTGTCTTATTTGCCCAGGCTGAGTACTATTACGTTCACTTGTCGGCTATATTTGAGTGGATGCTCTCCGTCAACCTGGAGCTGTTTGAGCTCAGCTTCGCCGTGGAGTTTTGGTTCTTCTCGTCTTACATGCTCTCAAATCTGTTGAACGAACGAGAGGAGGAAAAGCCTTTGATGATAACAATGTCCTGA
- the LOC117248042 gene encoding NFU1 iron-sulfur cluster scaffold homolog, mitochondrial — translation MATHMRWGLQRLLRARSTAHFRFPVKARSLYHSHSSSQIFPKVQPRPGTGNTHLSIRHLSIQTQDTPNPSSLKFLPGKPVLGSGTLDFPTASTAECSSLARDLFEIEGVKSVFFGPDFITVTKTDEDVEWTDIKRHAVEAIAKFFESGEPITTGAVHHESSHSEDDDDIVSMIKELLDTRIRPTVQEDGGDVIYKGFDAGTVKLKLVGSCTGCPSSTVTLKNGIQNMLQFYIPEVDNVEQVEDEVDEINAKVFSELERKLQD, via the exons atggcGACGCACATGAGATGGGGTCTTCAGCGGTTGTTACGGGCAAGAAGTACTGCTCACTTTAG GTTTCCAGTCAAAGCCAGAAGCTTGTACCACTCACACAGCTCTTCCCAGATCTTCCCAAAAGTTCAGCCCCGGCCCgggacaggaaacacacacctCTCAA TAAGACACCTGTCCATCCAGACTCAAGACACTCCAAACCCCAGTAGCTTGAAGTTTCTTCCTGGTAAACCTGTCTTAGGAAGTGGGACGCTTGACTTCCCTACTGCGAGCACCGCTGAATGCTCATCTTTAGCCAG GGACCTGTTTGAAATTGAAGGAGTGAAAAGTGTGTTCTTCGGCCCTGACTTTATCACAGTCACTAAA ACAGATGAGGATGTGGAATGGACAGACATTAAGCGTCATGCTGTGGAGGCCATTGCCAAGTTCTTTGAGAGTGGTGAGCCGATAACAACGGGGGCAGTGCATCATGAAAGCA GTCACTccgaagatgatgatgatattgtATCTATGATAAAGGAGCTTCTGGACACCAGAATCAG ACCTACGGTGCAGGAAGATGGAGGCGATGTCATCTATAAAGGGTTTGATGCCGGCACAGTCAAGCTGAAGCTGGTTGGTTCCTGCACAGGGTGTCCCAGTTCTACAGTTACCCTGAAGAACGGCATTCAGAACATGCTGCAGTTTTATATCCCAGAAGTAGACAACGTGGAGCAG GTGGAAGATGAAGTTGATGAAATCAATGCAAAGGTTTTCTCAGAGCTGGAACGCAAATTACAAGACTGA
- the ccar1 gene encoding cell division cycle and apoptosis regulator protein 1 isoform X2: MAQFGGQKNPPWATQFAATAVSQPGHSGQSLDLNSLHSLGVQQPSLLGASPSVYSQQSALAAASLSNQSAANYQLSQQTAALQQQAAAAAAAALQQSQLNTALQQYQQQQQQQQQQQQQQQQQQQQQQQPPQQQLYNVPHQLPQPQQALISQPPVALPTSLSLSNPQQTAQITVSYPTPRSSHQQQTQPQKQRVFTGVVNKLHDTFGFVDEDVFFQLSAVKGKTPQVGDRVLVEAVYNPNMPFKWNAQRIQTLPQLANQSSQPQPPNMMKAAPTMLQSLPPPTTFSVPTQAPPPSLLQAQLSAASLAPLLQNPPQPLLPQPPPKDVFPGGLLQPPVRMMPQPQPVRRIEPPPRFPSRNDRGPELILRTKEERIRDRERERRRSRERSPTRKRSRDRSPRRDRSPRRPRRVVPRYTVQFSKFSLDGSSCDMMELRRRYQSLYIPSDFFNAVFTWVDAFPLTRPFQFSNACNFHILHKEVDPLVKNTAVLDPPDANHTYSAKVMLLANPSIEELYHKSCALAEDSQEVKDSFQHPARLIKFLVGMRGKDEAMAIGGHWSPSLDGADPEKDPSVLIKTAIRCCKALTGIDLSLCTQWYRFAEIRYHRPEETHKGRTVPAHVETVVLFLPDVWHCLPTRSEWEVLSRRLREQLAEKLSAERKEADGEQEEEEKDDDESKDVSTPTHWAKLDPKSMKVNDLRKELDCRSLSSKGLKSQLIARLTKQLKVEEQVEESKEPEKPECKAAEEEEPSRTEEDREEEERKRQEELERQRRERRYILPDEPTIIVHPNWAAKNGKFDCSVMSLSVLLDYRLEDNKEHSFEVSLFAELFNEMLQRDFGYRIYKALAAFPTKDEKKEKEKKAKKEAEKKEADKRDIKKEKEEENEEPVVKKIKEDEEEKRKCDDKAIKKELSRDEEENEDDGSTANAEEYDPMEAEDAEDDDDDDKDDEDSNDRDRKDRKDDRKSSKERSSKDKEKKQMVTHNKELLMAFVYFDQSHCGYLLERDLEEILYTLGLHLSRAQIKKLLNKPVVRESCYYRKLTDRGKDEPIPSFNEAQIENLIGNRGLLPAPKARAQSEASESGNLIVYNGAMVDIGSMMQKLEKSEKAREEIEQKLMIQDAKMEEDAKVKAQVEQANKALLRELEELKSTLSQTEQTLKAAEEQKNTYHDQISKTSNTLMSSVKELMAVLKKEQEVDESGDEAAGDHIRTSQTNGADE, from the exons ATGGCCCAATTCGGGGGACAGAAGAATCCGCCGTGGGCGACTCAATTTGCTGCCACGGCGGTGTCTCAGCCAGGCCACTCGGGACAGTCTCTTGACCTCAATAGCTTGCACT CTCTTGGTGTGCAGCAGCCATCCCTTCTGGGAGCATCCCCCTCTGTTTACTCTCAGCAGTCAGCCTTGGCTGCAGCCTCTCTCAGCAACCAGTCTGCTGCAAACTATCAGCTGTCTCAGCAAACTGCTGCCTTGCAGCAgcaagctgcagcagctgccgcAGCAGCACTACAGCAG TCTCAGCTCAATACAGCCCTCCAGCAGtatcagcaacagcagcagcaacaacagcagcagcagcaacaacagcaacagcagcaacagcaacagcagcaaccccctcagcagcagctgtaCAATGTACCTCATCAG cTTCCGCAGCCTCAGCAGGCACTGATTTCTCAG CCCCCCGTCGCCTTGCCCACCAGCCTAAGCTTGTCCAACCCCCAGCAGACAGCCCAGATTACTGTGTCCTACCCAACACCACGTTCAAGCcatcaacagcagacgcagCCACAGAAGCAGCGTGTCTTTACTGGTGTCGTCAACAAGCTACACGACACATTTGGCTTTGTAGATGAAGATGTCTTCTTTCAGCTAAG TGCTGTGAAGGGGAAGACTCCTCAGGTGGGTGACAGGGTCCTAGTGGAAGCTGTGTACAACCCGAACATGCCCTTCAAGTGGAACGCCCAGCGCATCCAGACCTTACCTCAGCTAGCAAACCAGTCG agccagcctcaacCTCCTAACATGATGAAGGCCGCCCCCACCATGCTGCAGTCACTACCTCCCCCAACCACATTCAGTGTTCCAACCCAGGCTCCCCCTCCTTCCCTTCTGCAAGCCCAGCTGTCTGCTGCCTCTCTGGCCCCCCTCCTCCAAAACCCTCCTCAGCCTCTGCTGCCACAGCCTCCACCCAAAG ATGTATTTCCAGGGGGTCTGCTTCAGCCCCCAGTGAGAATGATGCCACAGCCACAGCCTGTCCGACGAATTGAGCCTCCACCCCGCTTCCCCAGTCGCAATGATCGAGGCCCTGAGCTCATTCTCAGGACTAAAGAGGAACGCAT TCGAGACAGAGAACGTGAGCGCAGACGGTCAAGAGAACGCTCACCCACACGCAAACGCTCCAGAGACCGCTCTCCCAGACGGGACCGCTCACCCCGAAGGCCTCGCAGGGTGGTTCCTCGCTACACGGTCCAGTTTTCCAAGTTCAGCCTAGATGG CTCCAGCTGTGACATGATGGAGCTACGAAGGCGCTATCAGAGCCTCTACATTCCCAGCGACTTCTTTAATGCTGTCTTCACCTGGGTGGATGCCTTCCCTCTGACGAGACCCTTCCAATTTAGCAATGCCTGCAACTTCCACATCTTGCACAAAGAAGTGGATCCTCTAGTCAAGAATACAGCCGTGCTGGACCCTCCTGATGCCAACCACACCTACAGTGCTAAG GTGATGCTCCTGGCTAACCCCAGTATAGAGGAGCTCTATCACAAGTCCTGTGCTCTGGCAGAGGACTCTCAGGAGGTCAAAGACTCCTTCCAACATCCTGCTAGGCTCATTAAG TTTTTGGTGGGAATGAGAGGTAAAGATGAGGCCATGGCCATTGGTGGTCACTGGTCTCCCTCTCTGGATGGAGCTGACCCAGAGAAGGATCCCTCAGTCCTTATAAAGACAGCCATACGCTGTTGCAAGGCACTCACAGGCATAGATCTTAGTCTGTGCACTCAGTG GTATCGTTTTGCAGAGATTCGCTATCATCGGCCGGAGGAGACACACAAGGGGCGGACAGTCCCTGCTCATGTGGAGACAGTGGTTTTGTTTCTTCCGGATGTTTGGCATTGTCTTCCTACCCGCTCAGAGTGGGAGGTGCTGTCACGGCGACTCCGGGAGCAGCTGGCTGAGAAGCTGTCGGCCGAGCGAAAGGAGGCGGATGGAGAACAG gaggaagaggagaaggatgACGACGAATCGAAGGACGTTAGTACTCCCACTCACTGGGCAAAACTTGACCCGAAATCAATGAAG GTGAATGACCTGCGCAAAGAGCTTGATTGTCGCTCTCTAAGCTCTAAGGGGTTAAAGTCGCAGCTGATCGCACGCCTTACCAAgcagctgaaggtggaggagcaggTGGAGGAATCGAAGGAGCCGGAGAAACCAGAGTGCAAAGCTGCTGAGGAAGAAGAGCCATCTcgcacagaggaggacagagag gaggaggaaaggaagagGCAGGAGGAGCTTGAGCGTCAGCGGAGAGAAAGACGCTACATCCTCCCTGATGAGCCCACCATCATCGTACACCCCAACTGGGCAGCCAAGAATGGCAAatttgattgcagtgtcatgtCCCTAAGCGTGCTGCTTGACTACAGACTAGAAGACAACAAGGAGCACTCGTTTGAG GTTTCCCTGTTTGCTGAGCTGTTTAACGAGATGCTACAGAGAGACTTCGGCTACCGCATATATAAAGCCCTCGCTGCTTTTCCAACCAAAGAtgaaaagaaggaaaaggagaagaaaGCCAAAAAGGAGGCGGAAAAGAAGGAGGCTGACAAGCGGGACataaagaaggaaaaagaagaggagaatGAAGAACCAGTTGTGAAGAAGATcaaagaggatgaggaggagaagaggaag TGCGATGACAAGGCTATTAAGAAGGAGCTGTCTCGTGATGAAGAGGAGAACGAAGATGATGGCAGCACGGCCAACGCTGAAGAATATGACCCCATGGAGGCTGAAGATGCGgaagatgatgacgatgatg ACAAGGATGATGAAGACTCCAATGATCGAGACAGGAAAGATCGTAAGGATGACCGCAAGTCGTCAAAAGAGAGGTCCTCTAAAGACAAG GAGAAGAAGCAGATGGTCACACACAACAAAGAGCTGCTGATGGCGTTCGTCTACTTTGACCAGAGCCACTGTGGCTATCTGCTGGAGAGAGACCTGGAGGAGATCTTGTACACACTGGGACTGCACCTTTCTCGTGCTcag ATAAAGAAGCTGTTGAATAAGCCGGTGGTCAGAGAGTCATGTTACTACCGTAAACTGACAGACAGGGGGAAGGATGAACCCATTCCTTCCTTTAATGAAGCCCAGATAGAAAACCTCATAG GTAACCGAGGACTACTTCCTGCTCCAAAAGCTAGAGCGCAGTCTGAGGCCAGTGAGTCCGGTAATCTGATCGTGTATAACGGAGCCATGGTCGATATTGGCAGCATGATGCAGAAACTGGAGAAGAGTGAGAAAGCAAGAGAGGAGATAGAACAGAAGCTCATGATTCAGGATGCCAAAATGG AGGAAGATGCAAAGGTTAAAGCGCAGGTGGAGCAAGCTAACAAAGCCTTGTTGCGGGAGCTGGAGGAGTTGAAAAGCACACTGAGCCAAACGGAGCAGACTTTGAAGGCTGCGGAGGAACAGAAGAACACCTACCACGACCAGATAAGCAAAACGTCCAACACCTTGATGTCCAGCGTCAAAGAGCTGATGGCAGTGCTGAAAAAG
- the eif4e1c gene encoding eukaryotic translation initiation factor 4E family member 1c: protein MATSEPKAPETEEQQPDSQVVANPEQYIKHPLQNRWALWYFKNDKSKSWTENLRLISKFDTVEDFWALYNHIQQPSKLGFGCDYCLFKDGIKPMWEDDRNKLGGRWLMTLNKQQRHNDLDRYWMETLLCLVGESFDEASEDVCGAVVNVRPKGDKIAIWTSNCQNRDAIMTIGQNYKERLNLPMKAMIGYQSHDDTSSKSGSTTKNMYSV, encoded by the exons CGAATCCTGAGCAGTATATCAAGCACCCCTTGCAAAACAG ATGGGCCCTGTGGTATTTCAAAAACGACAAGAGCAAAAGCTGGACAGAGAACTTGCGTCTCATTTCCAAGTTTGACACAGTGGAGGACTTTTGGGC ATTATACAACCACATACAGCAACCAAGCAAACTTGGCTTTGGCTGcgattattgtttatttaag GATGGGATCAAGCCGATGTGGGAGGACGACAGAAACAAGCTGGGGGGTCGATGGCTGATGACTCTCAATAAGCAACAGAGACACAATGACCTGGACCGCTACTGGATGGAGACG CTCTTGTGTTTAGTCGGTGAGTCGTTTGATGAGGCAAGTGAAGATGTGTGTGGAGCTGTGGTCAACGTCAGACCCAAAGGTGACAAAATAGCCATCTGGACGAGCAACTGCCAAAACAGGGATGCCATCATGACGATAGG GCAAAATTATAAAGAGCGCCTGAACCTCCCCATGAAAGCCATGATCGGCTACCAGTCACATGACGACACATCCAGCAAGAGCGGATCCACCACCAAGAACATGTACTCCGTTTGA
- the ccar1 gene encoding cell division cycle and apoptosis regulator protein 1 isoform X1: MAQFGGQKNPPWATQFAATAVSQPGHSGQSLDLNSLHSLGVQQPSLLGASPSVYSQQSALAAASLSNQSAANYQLSQQTAALQQQAAAAAAAALQQSQLNTALQQYQQQQQQQQQQQQQQQQQQQQQQQPPQQQLYNVPHQLPQPQQALISQPPVALPTSLSLSNPQQTAQITVSYPTPRSSHQQQTQPQKQRVFTGVVNKLHDTFGFVDEDVFFQLSAVKGKTPQVGDRVLVEAVYNPNMPFKWNAQRIQTLPQLANQSHQQQPQPLPQASPQLGSLYNEPGMQLRYSDMHSTLDNRQNSQPQPPNMMKAAPTMLQSLPPPTTFSVPTQAPPPSLLQAQLSAASLAPLLQNPPQPLLPQPPPKDVFPGGLLQPPVRMMPQPQPVRRIEPPPRFPSRNDRGPELILRTKEERIRDRERERRRSRERSPTRKRSRDRSPRRDRSPRRPRRVVPRYTVQFSKFSLDGSSCDMMELRRRYQSLYIPSDFFNAVFTWVDAFPLTRPFQFSNACNFHILHKEVDPLVKNTAVLDPPDANHTYSAKVMLLANPSIEELYHKSCALAEDSQEVKDSFQHPARLIKFLVGMRGKDEAMAIGGHWSPSLDGADPEKDPSVLIKTAIRCCKALTGIDLSLCTQWYRFAEIRYHRPEETHKGRTVPAHVETVVLFLPDVWHCLPTRSEWEVLSRRLREQLAEKLSAERKEADGEQEEEEKDDDESKDVSTPTHWAKLDPKSMKVNDLRKELDCRSLSSKGLKSQLIARLTKQLKVEEQVEESKEPEKPECKAAEEEEPSRTEEDREEEERKRQEELERQRRERRYILPDEPTIIVHPNWAAKNGKFDCSVMSLSVLLDYRLEDNKEHSFEVSLFAELFNEMLQRDFGYRIYKALAAFPTKDEKKEKEKKAKKEAEKKEADKRDIKKEKEEENEEPVVKKIKEDEEEKRKCDDKAIKKELSRDEEENEDDGSTANAEEYDPMEAEDAEDDDDDDKDDEDSNDRDRKDRKDDRKSSKERSSKDKEKKQMVTHNKELLMAFVYFDQSHCGYLLERDLEEILYTLGLHLSRAQIKKLLNKPVVRESCYYRKLTDRGKDEPIPSFNEAQIENLIGNRGLLPAPKARAQSEASESGNLIVYNGAMVDIGSMMQKLEKSEKAREEIEQKLMIQDAKMEEDAKVKAQVEQANKALLRELEELKSTLSQTEQTLKAAEEQKNTYHDQISKTSNTLMSSVKELMAVLKKEQEVDESGDEAAGDHIRTSQTNGADE, encoded by the exons ATGGCCCAATTCGGGGGACAGAAGAATCCGCCGTGGGCGACTCAATTTGCTGCCACGGCGGTGTCTCAGCCAGGCCACTCGGGACAGTCTCTTGACCTCAATAGCTTGCACT CTCTTGGTGTGCAGCAGCCATCCCTTCTGGGAGCATCCCCCTCTGTTTACTCTCAGCAGTCAGCCTTGGCTGCAGCCTCTCTCAGCAACCAGTCTGCTGCAAACTATCAGCTGTCTCAGCAAACTGCTGCCTTGCAGCAgcaagctgcagcagctgccgcAGCAGCACTACAGCAG TCTCAGCTCAATACAGCCCTCCAGCAGtatcagcaacagcagcagcaacaacagcagcagcagcaacaacagcaacagcagcaacagcaacagcagcaaccccctcagcagcagctgtaCAATGTACCTCATCAG cTTCCGCAGCCTCAGCAGGCACTGATTTCTCAG CCCCCCGTCGCCTTGCCCACCAGCCTAAGCTTGTCCAACCCCCAGCAGACAGCCCAGATTACTGTGTCCTACCCAACACCACGTTCAAGCcatcaacagcagacgcagCCACAGAAGCAGCGTGTCTTTACTGGTGTCGTCAACAAGCTACACGACACATTTGGCTTTGTAGATGAAGATGTCTTCTTTCAGCTAAG TGCTGTGAAGGGGAAGACTCCTCAGGTGGGTGACAGGGTCCTAGTGGAAGCTGTGTACAACCCGAACATGCCCTTCAAGTGGAACGCCCAGCGCATCCAGACCTTACCTCAGCTAGCAAACCAGTCG CatcagcagcagcctcagcctTTACCTCAAGCTTCCCCACAGCTCGGCAGCCTTTACAATGAGCCAGGGATGCAGCTGCGCTACTCAGACATGCACTCCACTTTGGACAACAGACAAAAT agccagcctcaacCTCCTAACATGATGAAGGCCGCCCCCACCATGCTGCAGTCACTACCTCCCCCAACCACATTCAGTGTTCCAACCCAGGCTCCCCCTCCTTCCCTTCTGCAAGCCCAGCTGTCTGCTGCCTCTCTGGCCCCCCTCCTCCAAAACCCTCCTCAGCCTCTGCTGCCACAGCCTCCACCCAAAG ATGTATTTCCAGGGGGTCTGCTTCAGCCCCCAGTGAGAATGATGCCACAGCCACAGCCTGTCCGACGAATTGAGCCTCCACCCCGCTTCCCCAGTCGCAATGATCGAGGCCCTGAGCTCATTCTCAGGACTAAAGAGGAACGCAT TCGAGACAGAGAACGTGAGCGCAGACGGTCAAGAGAACGCTCACCCACACGCAAACGCTCCAGAGACCGCTCTCCCAGACGGGACCGCTCACCCCGAAGGCCTCGCAGGGTGGTTCCTCGCTACACGGTCCAGTTTTCCAAGTTCAGCCTAGATGG CTCCAGCTGTGACATGATGGAGCTACGAAGGCGCTATCAGAGCCTCTACATTCCCAGCGACTTCTTTAATGCTGTCTTCACCTGGGTGGATGCCTTCCCTCTGACGAGACCCTTCCAATTTAGCAATGCCTGCAACTTCCACATCTTGCACAAAGAAGTGGATCCTCTAGTCAAGAATACAGCCGTGCTGGACCCTCCTGATGCCAACCACACCTACAGTGCTAAG GTGATGCTCCTGGCTAACCCCAGTATAGAGGAGCTCTATCACAAGTCCTGTGCTCTGGCAGAGGACTCTCAGGAGGTCAAAGACTCCTTCCAACATCCTGCTAGGCTCATTAAG TTTTTGGTGGGAATGAGAGGTAAAGATGAGGCCATGGCCATTGGTGGTCACTGGTCTCCCTCTCTGGATGGAGCTGACCCAGAGAAGGATCCCTCAGTCCTTATAAAGACAGCCATACGCTGTTGCAAGGCACTCACAGGCATAGATCTTAGTCTGTGCACTCAGTG GTATCGTTTTGCAGAGATTCGCTATCATCGGCCGGAGGAGACACACAAGGGGCGGACAGTCCCTGCTCATGTGGAGACAGTGGTTTTGTTTCTTCCGGATGTTTGGCATTGTCTTCCTACCCGCTCAGAGTGGGAGGTGCTGTCACGGCGACTCCGGGAGCAGCTGGCTGAGAAGCTGTCGGCCGAGCGAAAGGAGGCGGATGGAGAACAG gaggaagaggagaaggatgACGACGAATCGAAGGACGTTAGTACTCCCACTCACTGGGCAAAACTTGACCCGAAATCAATGAAG GTGAATGACCTGCGCAAAGAGCTTGATTGTCGCTCTCTAAGCTCTAAGGGGTTAAAGTCGCAGCTGATCGCACGCCTTACCAAgcagctgaaggtggaggagcaggTGGAGGAATCGAAGGAGCCGGAGAAACCAGAGTGCAAAGCTGCTGAGGAAGAAGAGCCATCTcgcacagaggaggacagagag gaggaggaaaggaagagGCAGGAGGAGCTTGAGCGTCAGCGGAGAGAAAGACGCTACATCCTCCCTGATGAGCCCACCATCATCGTACACCCCAACTGGGCAGCCAAGAATGGCAAatttgattgcagtgtcatgtCCCTAAGCGTGCTGCTTGACTACAGACTAGAAGACAACAAGGAGCACTCGTTTGAG GTTTCCCTGTTTGCTGAGCTGTTTAACGAGATGCTACAGAGAGACTTCGGCTACCGCATATATAAAGCCCTCGCTGCTTTTCCAACCAAAGAtgaaaagaaggaaaaggagaagaaaGCCAAAAAGGAGGCGGAAAAGAAGGAGGCTGACAAGCGGGACataaagaaggaaaaagaagaggagaatGAAGAACCAGTTGTGAAGAAGATcaaagaggatgaggaggagaagaggaag TGCGATGACAAGGCTATTAAGAAGGAGCTGTCTCGTGATGAAGAGGAGAACGAAGATGATGGCAGCACGGCCAACGCTGAAGAATATGACCCCATGGAGGCTGAAGATGCGgaagatgatgacgatgatg ACAAGGATGATGAAGACTCCAATGATCGAGACAGGAAAGATCGTAAGGATGACCGCAAGTCGTCAAAAGAGAGGTCCTCTAAAGACAAG GAGAAGAAGCAGATGGTCACACACAACAAAGAGCTGCTGATGGCGTTCGTCTACTTTGACCAGAGCCACTGTGGCTATCTGCTGGAGAGAGACCTGGAGGAGATCTTGTACACACTGGGACTGCACCTTTCTCGTGCTcag ATAAAGAAGCTGTTGAATAAGCCGGTGGTCAGAGAGTCATGTTACTACCGTAAACTGACAGACAGGGGGAAGGATGAACCCATTCCTTCCTTTAATGAAGCCCAGATAGAAAACCTCATAG GTAACCGAGGACTACTTCCTGCTCCAAAAGCTAGAGCGCAGTCTGAGGCCAGTGAGTCCGGTAATCTGATCGTGTATAACGGAGCCATGGTCGATATTGGCAGCATGATGCAGAAACTGGAGAAGAGTGAGAAAGCAAGAGAGGAGATAGAACAGAAGCTCATGATTCAGGATGCCAAAATGG AGGAAGATGCAAAGGTTAAAGCGCAGGTGGAGCAAGCTAACAAAGCCTTGTTGCGGGAGCTGGAGGAGTTGAAAAGCACACTGAGCCAAACGGAGCAGACTTTGAAGGCTGCGGAGGAACAGAAGAACACCTACCACGACCAGATAAGCAAAACGTCCAACACCTTGATGTCCAGCGTCAAAGAGCTGATGGCAGTGCTGAAAAAG